Proteins co-encoded in one Spirosoma endbachense genomic window:
- a CDS encoding OmpA family protein — MKTFCFLIITGLFTAQFSFAQVRVNDPGRVVERNVEYRANSKIDQGINKGLDKVEEGVMGIFKKKDKSKQTKTTPDNAPATESANTNPDNNKTDNAPSSQAGSSSNPSATNTNATGTVTKEPATLKSYSKFDFVPGDKVIAVEDFMQDAIGDFPAKWNSSGSGEVVTIDGKTGHWLMLSKKGEYFPEYITNLPENATLQFDLATNPEFNFYSSELFVNLVALEKQAKDFITWGRHTQGKDGVRVALHPRNAGSTGGITLFENFIGGERLLHNEATMRQFNAAEGRNLVSVSFWRQKQRLRVYVNEEKIWDIPRAFQPGVPYNTVVFSTADMHTENDRYYISNLRLAVGAPDTRNKLITEGKFVTHGILFDTNSDKIKPESYGAMKDIANVLTENADVRVRIIGHTDADGDDASNLTLSKRRAEAVKAALASMFGIGSERLETDGKGESQPAGPNTTAEGKANNRRVEFIKL; from the coding sequence ATGAAAACCTTCTGCTTTCTCATCATAACAGGCTTATTTACAGCTCAGTTTTCCTTTGCACAGGTACGCGTCAACGATCCTGGTCGCGTGGTTGAGCGCAACGTCGAATATCGGGCGAATAGTAAAATCGATCAGGGAATCAATAAAGGGCTCGACAAAGTCGAAGAAGGTGTGATGGGTATCTTCAAGAAAAAAGATAAATCCAAGCAGACCAAAACTACCCCGGATAATGCCCCTGCAACTGAATCAGCGAACACGAATCCAGATAATAACAAAACGGATAATGCCCCCTCCAGTCAGGCAGGGAGTAGCAGCAACCCGTCGGCAACCAACACCAATGCTACCGGAACAGTAACGAAGGAACCAGCAACGTTAAAATCATACAGCAAGTTTGATTTTGTGCCGGGCGACAAAGTTATTGCTGTGGAAGACTTTATGCAGGACGCCATCGGTGATTTCCCGGCCAAATGGAATTCAAGCGGCTCCGGCGAAGTCGTTACGATCGATGGCAAAACAGGCCACTGGCTAATGTTATCAAAAAAGGGAGAATATTTCCCCGAATACATTACGAATCTTCCCGAAAACGCCACCCTTCAGTTCGATCTGGCCACGAATCCGGAGTTTAATTTTTACTCGAGCGAATTGTTTGTCAACCTGGTAGCGCTGGAAAAACAGGCGAAGGATTTTATTACCTGGGGTCGGCATACGCAGGGGAAAGACGGAGTTCGGGTGGCATTACACCCCAGAAACGCCGGAAGCACGGGTGGTATAACGTTATTTGAAAATTTTATTGGGGGTGAACGGCTTTTACACAATGAAGCCACCATGCGCCAATTCAATGCCGCAGAAGGGCGTAATCTGGTAAGCGTTTCATTCTGGCGGCAAAAACAACGGCTACGGGTTTATGTGAATGAAGAGAAAATCTGGGATATTCCCCGCGCCTTTCAACCCGGTGTGCCCTACAACACGGTCGTATTTTCTACGGCCGATATGCATACCGAAAACGATCGCTATTATATCAGCAACCTACGGCTGGCTGTCGGTGCACCCGATACCCGCAATAAACTCATCACTGAAGGGAAGTTCGTGACCCACGGTATTCTATTCGATACAAATTCAGACAAAATCAAACCTGAATCGTATGGAGCCATGAAAGATATCGCCAATGTATTGACCGAAAATGCCGACGTCCGCGTCCGAATCATTGGTCATACCGATGCCGACGGCGACGATGCCAGCAACCTGACTCTGTCAAAGCGTCGGGCAGAAGCGGTAAAAGCGGCCCTCGCCAGCATGTTCGGTATTGGCAGTGAACGCCTGGAAACTGATGGCAAAGGCGAATCGCAGCCCGCCGGACCCAATACCACCGCAGAAGGTAAAGCGAATAACCGACGTGTAGAGTTTAT
- a CDS encoding UDP-2,3-diacylglucosamine diphosphatase encodes MSAIETIPLAPDRKAYFASDFHLGTPTPEQSRTRERAIVAWLDAIRPDAEVIFLVGDVFDFWFEYKHSIPKGFIRLQGKLAELTDAGTRIVLFTGNHDMWMDDYFTQEMGIPVYRDPRAYVIGDKRFYIGHGDGLGPGDYTYKKLKRVFESKLAMRLFRYLHPDMGIGMAHAWSRRSRISNQEKGEEHFLGDDREWLMQYCREVEARDHHDFYIFGHRHLPLDLAVSPTSRYMNLGEWVSAKTYAVFDGTELTLKRWESSK; translated from the coding sequence ATGTCCGCTATCGAAACCATTCCGCTTGCTCCTGACCGTAAGGCCTATTTTGCTTCCGATTTTCATCTGGGTACACCTACGCCCGAACAGAGCCGCACGCGCGAACGCGCTATTGTGGCCTGGCTCGATGCCATCCGCCCCGATGCCGAGGTGATATTTCTGGTTGGTGATGTGTTCGATTTCTGGTTCGAATACAAGCATAGTATTCCGAAAGGCTTTATCCGCCTGCAGGGAAAGCTGGCCGAACTAACCGATGCGGGCACACGCATCGTTCTATTTACGGGCAACCACGACATGTGGATGGATGATTATTTCACGCAGGAAATGGGAATTCCCGTTTACCGTGACCCAAGGGCTTATGTTATTGGCGACAAGCGTTTCTACATCGGCCATGGCGATGGCCTTGGCCCCGGCGACTATACCTACAAAAAACTGAAGCGGGTTTTTGAGAGCAAACTGGCCATGCGCCTGTTTCGATACTTACATCCCGATATGGGCATCGGAATGGCTCATGCGTGGTCGCGCCGGAGCCGGATCAGTAACCAGGAGAAAGGGGAGGAGCATTTTCTGGGTGATGACCGCGAATGGCTTATGCAGTATTGCCGTGAGGTTGAAGCCCGCGATCATCACGATTTTTATATTTTTGGCCACCGCCATTTACCACTCGATCTGGCCGTATCACCCACGAGCCGTTACATGAATCTGGGTGAGTGGGTCTCTGCCAAAACGTATGCCGTTTTTGACGGGACAGAATTAACCCTGAAAAGGTGGGAATCGTCAAAATGA
- a CDS encoding phytase produces MNKPAYPILRLPFPLYFILTGFLLVSACQQPSAQTTTPEGAQSAVIQPVYITDTVRHDTDDPAIWINPADPTKSLVIGTDKDQDGGLYVFDLKGKIVREVHDLKRPDNVDVAYGLMLGGKPTDIAVTTERFTHKLRIFALPDMKPVDKGGLEMFVGDTSSGFRDLMGIALYKTPAGILYAMVGRKTGPTDGSYIGQYRLEDDGTGQIRATLVRKFGSYSGKKEIESIAVDNELGFVYYSDEGVGVRKYYADPAKGNQELALFAKTGFAEDHEGISIYKTGPKTGFILVSDQGANQFHIFKREGESTNPNDHKLVKIVKVAAQVSDGSDVTNVALGKQFPHGLFVVMSDDKTFHYYRCEDIIGND; encoded by the coding sequence ATGAACAAGCCAGCTTATCCCATACTACGCCTGCCCTTCCCCCTTTATTTCATCCTGACCGGATTCTTACTAGTATCAGCCTGCCAGCAACCCTCGGCCCAGACAACAACACCGGAAGGAGCTCAGTCGGCAGTTATTCAACCCGTTTATATTACCGATACGGTACGACACGATACAGACGATCCGGCTATCTGGATCAACCCGGCCGATCCAACAAAAAGTCTGGTTATCGGCACAGATAAGGACCAGGATGGTGGCCTGTATGTATTTGATTTAAAAGGCAAAATTGTCCGTGAAGTTCATGACCTCAAACGGCCTGATAATGTCGATGTTGCCTACGGACTTATGCTGGGTGGCAAACCCACTGACATTGCCGTTACAACCGAACGTTTCACCCACAAGCTTCGCATTTTCGCGCTACCCGATATGAAGCCCGTCGATAAAGGCGGTCTTGAGATGTTCGTTGGTGATACCAGCAGCGGTTTCCGTGACCTGATGGGTATTGCGCTTTACAAAACTCCGGCAGGAATTCTCTATGCAATGGTTGGACGTAAAACGGGACCAACCGATGGATCATACATTGGCCAATATCGGCTCGAAGACGATGGTACTGGCCAGATTCGGGCTACACTGGTCAGGAAATTTGGGTCTTATAGCGGCAAAAAGGAAATTGAATCCATCGCGGTGGACAATGAACTTGGCTTTGTGTACTATTCTGATGAGGGTGTTGGCGTTCGGAAATACTATGCCGACCCAGCAAAAGGAAATCAGGAACTAGCGCTGTTCGCCAAAACAGGCTTTGCGGAAGATCACGAAGGTATATCTATCTACAAAACAGGCCCCAAAACGGGTTTCATTCTCGTGTCCGACCAGGGCGCCAATCAGTTTCATATCTTCAAACGCGAAGGCGAATCAACGAATCCAAATGATCACAAACTCGTTAAGATTGTGAAAGTTGCTGCCCAGGTCAGCGATGGTTCTGACGTAACGAATGTCGCTCTTGGCAAACAGTTTCCGCACGGGCTATTTGTGGTCATGTCCGACGATAAAACATTCCACTATTACCGCTGCGAAGACATTATTGGCAATGACTAA
- a CDS encoding right-handed parallel beta-helix repeat-containing protein: MKQLIILAALSAAVLVGCSKSDDNSNPNVNPTPVVKEAVSGDVSGTWTKGNTYKITGHLQIPASQSLVIEEGVNVIFSDSTVKPEVIVRGNLYVMGTSANPVKFTVPDAWKTTANQWGNLWGGIIAAPTCAEMLIDNAILEYGGAVTTESSPSVKAGLYKAEAGNHVPAINYSNVNGKLVIVNSRLNNQNEDGFYIEGGKVIVANNKIYTQGVSGGDAINMKSGVQADVAFNLVYSPNTNALKLSNTGDRTPQAYIVAYNNTLLNAGWRRPTIKGGSIWVEVAVRAELYNNLLVNDRFGVKRDPKNPEDNRTKVSNNLYYGATQDGVTGFQPSTEILAGTNDILSKTIGDNDPKFVNYPLTTDPKNAIFNTAWDFRLQAGSPAIGKGTTSFTRLYADGISFANGTVYKSPAPSTTIGAFGTN; the protein is encoded by the coding sequence ATGAAACAATTAATTATTCTAGCCGCCCTGTCGGCTGCTGTGCTGGTAGGTTGCTCAAAGAGCGACGACAACAGCAATCCAAACGTAAACCCAACACCCGTTGTCAAAGAAGCGGTATCGGGCGATGTGTCAGGCACATGGACGAAAGGAAACACCTACAAAATCACCGGCCACTTGCAGATTCCTGCCAGTCAATCGCTGGTTATTGAAGAAGGGGTAAACGTAATTTTCAGCGATTCGACGGTAAAACCCGAAGTTATTGTTCGGGGCAATCTGTATGTAATGGGTACTTCGGCGAATCCGGTAAAATTCACAGTGCCCGACGCCTGGAAAACGACGGCCAACCAGTGGGGTAACCTGTGGGGTGGTATTATTGCCGCACCAACCTGCGCCGAAATGCTGATCGATAACGCCATTCTGGAATATGGTGGAGCGGTAACAACGGAGAGTTCGCCTTCCGTAAAAGCTGGCTTATACAAAGCCGAAGCTGGCAATCACGTACCTGCCATTAACTACTCGAATGTGAATGGTAAGCTGGTGATCGTTAACAGTCGGTTGAATAATCAGAATGAAGACGGTTTTTACATCGAGGGGGGTAAGGTTATCGTTGCCAACAATAAAATTTACACGCAGGGCGTATCGGGTGGCGACGCCATCAACATGAAATCGGGTGTACAGGCCGACGTAGCGTTCAATCTGGTGTATAGCCCAAACACCAATGCGCTGAAACTCTCGAACACCGGCGACCGCACCCCACAGGCTTATATAGTTGCTTATAACAACACGCTTCTAAATGCTGGCTGGCGTCGTCCAACCATCAAAGGAGGTTCTATCTGGGTAGAAGTGGCGGTTCGTGCTGAGCTTTACAACAACCTGCTGGTCAATGATCGGTTTGGCGTGAAACGCGATCCTAAAAATCCGGAAGACAATCGCACCAAAGTAAGCAACAATCTATATTATGGAGCTACCCAGGATGGCGTTACAGGCTTCCAGCCATCAACGGAAATCCTGGCCGGAACCAACGACATTCTCAGCAAAACCATTGGCGACAATGATCCAAAGTTTGTGAATTATCCGCTCACGACCGATCCAAAAAACGCAATTTTCAACACCGCGTGGGATTTCCGTCTGCAAGCAGGGTCGCCGGCCATTGGTAAAGGGACAACAAGTTTTACCCGGCTTTATGCTGACGGTATTTCGTTTGCAAACGGGACTGTTTACAAATCGCCCGCTCCCTCAACAACCATCGGTGCTTTCGGTACAAACTAA
- a CDS encoding TonB-dependent receptor: MKLLLLNILFVFGCLPVSAGVIKGRATDAVTGQPVIGATLLLENTKLYGISGLDGSYSIKNVPAGTYKIRVSYVSYRTKTLDISITGADQIITLDLPLETENDRQIAEVTVKGKRDGSSDRTARDLERNALQVTNIVSGRTIELSPDLTVANVIQRVSGISIERNSNGDGQYAILRGMDKRYNYTLVNGVKIPSPDNRYRYVPLDIFPSELLDRLEVYKALTPNMEGDAVGGAINMVMKDAPDRPTLLANLSTGYSELFFDRPFTSFDTKNINVKSPYEQFGNQYSAKFSDFNKASTTYTSHNPPPNLLGSFAIGNRFFNQRFGVMLAGSLQNTFRGSNSLFFNGDVVDTLRGITLTKLSDRQYSERQTRYGLHAKMDYRINENNKIQWFNALISLTNQQIRETKSTELGIGGFDPVLGNATLGYETRSRLTKQKIYNSTLQGTHQLTSNLAVNWSAVYSLANNTVPDQTYVPLLGIRKNFVEQRTTVQDGQRRWEHNSDTDLAGYLNLTLKTTLAGIAVDWMAGGLYRDKQRTNFYNNYTLRPANPFAQYGVDFTDYSQIVWTIQNPLGSVASALNYDATEKTSSGYLQFRTTDQPLEVIGGVRVEHTDQGYAMKFPIGEENPTGSQIYTDVLPSLHFRYHPTERTNWRLSYFRSLNRPGFFEIVPYRIVNEEYQERGNPNLKRALADNVDLRYEFFPRPLEQFMVGLFYKHIQDPIEYTLQKDAIRGQDLYYGPGNFGNATNFGLELDAIKYFQHWGVKANYTYTNSSITTPKSKRIRNAQGDLQTITVNQTRSLYGQSAHVANLSLLYKDSEHGWDGQLAASYTGGRINTVSQFVDNDLYQKGFIQMDASAEKRLGNGFLLFAKANNLLNTPTEIFIKNASSKNSDVPDQDISGKTLIRRDFFQRSYFLGIRYKL; the protein is encoded by the coding sequence ATGAAGCTACTACTACTGAACATACTTTTTGTCTTTGGTTGCCTGCCGGTCTCGGCGGGTGTCATCAAAGGACGAGCCACGGACGCGGTCACCGGGCAGCCCGTTATTGGTGCAACACTACTTCTGGAAAATACAAAACTGTATGGCATATCGGGATTAGACGGCTCTTACTCGATTAAGAATGTTCCCGCCGGAACCTATAAAATTCGGGTCAGCTACGTTTCGTATCGGACTAAAACACTTGACATTAGTATCACTGGTGCAGACCAGATTATCACTCTGGATCTGCCATTAGAGACCGAAAACGACCGCCAGATTGCCGAAGTCACCGTGAAAGGGAAACGCGACGGTTCCAGTGACCGAACAGCCCGCGACCTCGAACGGAATGCCCTGCAGGTGACAAACATCGTGTCCGGCCGAACGATTGAACTCTCTCCCGATTTGACGGTAGCGAACGTCATTCAGCGCGTATCCGGAATTTCTATTGAGCGAAATAGCAACGGTGACGGTCAGTATGCCATCCTGCGCGGGATGGACAAGCGCTACAACTACACTCTTGTCAACGGTGTCAAGATCCCAAGCCCCGATAACCGGTATCGCTATGTGCCGCTCGATATTTTCCCATCTGAATTACTGGATCGTCTGGAGGTATATAAAGCGCTCACACCCAACATGGAAGGTGATGCCGTAGGTGGCGCAATCAACATGGTCATGAAAGATGCGCCCGACCGCCCGACCTTGCTGGCCAATCTCTCAACCGGCTATAGCGAACTATTTTTCGATCGCCCATTCACCAGCTTCGATACGAAAAACATCAATGTCAAATCGCCTTATGAGCAATTTGGTAACCAGTACAGCGCTAAATTTTCCGATTTCAATAAAGCGTCTACCACTTATACCAGCCATAACCCGCCCCCTAACCTGCTCGGCAGCTTTGCCATCGGTAACCGCTTCTTCAATCAGCGATTTGGGGTAATGCTCGCCGGAAGTTTGCAGAATACATTTCGGGGCAGCAATAGCCTGTTTTTCAATGGCGATGTGGTCGATACACTACGTGGCATTACGCTAACGAAACTAAGTGATCGGCAGTATTCGGAACGTCAAACTCGCTACGGGCTTCATGCCAAAATGGACTACCGGATCAACGAGAATAATAAAATCCAGTGGTTTAATGCCCTGATCAGTCTAACCAATCAGCAGATTCGCGAAACAAAATCAACAGAACTGGGGATTGGTGGTTTCGATCCGGTGCTGGGGAATGCGACATTAGGTTATGAAACCCGCTCCCGGCTGACGAAACAAAAGATTTATAACAGCACCCTTCAGGGCACACATCAACTAACCTCGAATCTGGCCGTAAACTGGTCGGCGGTGTATTCGCTGGCCAATAATACGGTTCCCGATCAAACCTATGTGCCACTGCTGGGTATTCGCAAAAATTTCGTCGAACAGCGGACAACGGTTCAGGATGGTCAACGCCGGTGGGAACACAATTCCGATACGGATCTGGCTGGTTATCTGAACTTGACGCTTAAAACAACACTCGCTGGCATAGCCGTTGACTGGATGGCTGGCGGTTTATACCGCGACAAGCAGCGCACAAATTTTTACAACAATTACACCCTTCGCCCTGCCAATCCATTTGCGCAGTATGGGGTCGATTTTACAGACTATAGCCAGATTGTCTGGACGATACAAAATCCGCTGGGTTCAGTTGCATCGGCGCTCAATTACGACGCAACGGAAAAAACCTCATCGGGCTATCTGCAATTCCGGACCACCGATCAGCCACTTGAAGTAATAGGGGGCGTTCGGGTCGAGCATACAGACCAGGGATACGCCATGAAGTTCCCGATTGGTGAAGAGAATCCAACCGGAAGTCAGATTTATACGGATGTGCTGCCCAGTCTGCATTTCCGCTATCACCCAACGGAGCGCACCAACTGGCGGCTGTCGTATTTCCGGTCATTGAATCGCCCTGGCTTTTTCGAGATTGTACCGTATCGCATTGTGAACGAAGAATATCAGGAACGTGGCAATCCGAATTTAAAACGGGCCCTGGCCGATAATGTCGATCTGCGGTATGAATTTTTCCCGCGACCGCTCGAACAGTTCATGGTTGGATTATTCTACAAACACATTCAGGACCCGATTGAATATACGCTTCAGAAAGATGCGATTCGTGGGCAGGATTTATACTACGGACCGGGCAACTTCGGTAACGCGACCAATTTCGGACTTGAGCTCGATGCCATCAAGTACTTTCAGCACTGGGGCGTAAAAGCCAATTACACCTACACCAACTCCAGCATTACCACGCCCAAGTCGAAACGTATTCGCAATGCTCAGGGCGATTTACAAACCATCACGGTTAATCAGACGCGTTCCTTATACGGACAGTCAGCGCACGTAGCGAACCTGTCGCTGCTCTACAAAGATTCCGAACATGGCTGGGATGGCCAGCTGGCGGCCAGCTATACCGGTGGCCGAATCAATACCGTCTCGCAATTTGTCGATAACGACCTGTATCAGAAGGGTTTTATTCAGATGGACGCATCGGCCGAAAAGCGGTTAGGCAATGGTTTCCTGCTGTTTGCCAAGGCAAATAACCTGCTGAATACACCAACTGAAATTTTCATAAAAAACGCCAGCAGCAAAAACTCAGACGTACCCGATCAGGATATTTCGGGCAAAACACTGATACGTCGCGACTTCTTTCAACGCTCTTATTTTCTGGGTATCCGGTACAAATTATAA
- a CDS encoding tetratricopeptide repeat protein, which translates to MSSSHLSYTCASADTPVYYRCSYLRHLFLMVVFAGWQLSVTAQSLTVAEQLSRQYPDSAYRFIRVLLNQAVAQNDRRTEGDCLQQIGLLFYHQGSYAQAIDYLLQAQKIFRSVSDGNRLARNRNELGTVYYYNEQSDLALKQFTEALTYYSQSQNAQGLARTYANIGHFYEKRLDLNQAYRYQKLALSNAGRTNDRAGLSTIYENLGSIFEDREQYDSAQYYYQNALSLSQQTHDEIGQIEIINNLGDIFRKTGRFQRGLERSREAMQLAQQKKERYQLSSAYRDIAKTFRLMNQPDSAYTYLERSRDLVDEIYAVENNRQIALLQTLYDVERKDSEISQLNAQKRVDFVAITATVIVLLLIGVLAAVIISRQRLKIRNEQALNQQNQEIFRTQNELMQVALKNKQLEEENLKSQLELKSKELTTHTLQIIQKNQVLEELKDDLTKVLKDDKRDQKKLLKQLVQKITLNFSQDKYWADFRAIFEQVHPHFFRDLTQQFPDLTSTDMRLIALLKMNISSADVATLLGISTDSLRVARYRLRKKLGLLEGESLSAFIQRFSRGSSGTPLNPQIPLAASVSAVTFSPVTPVSAVESVSAVGSVLRN; encoded by the coding sequence ATGTCGTCCTCTCACCTCTCATACACCTGTGCCTCAGCGGATACGCCCGTTTATTATCGGTGTAGTTACCTCAGGCACCTATTCCTGATGGTTGTTTTTGCGGGTTGGCAGCTATCCGTCACCGCACAAAGCCTGACTGTTGCCGAACAGCTATCCCGCCAATATCCCGATTCGGCCTACCGATTTATCAGGGTTTTGTTGAATCAGGCAGTGGCTCAGAATGACAGACGTACCGAAGGTGATTGTCTGCAACAGATCGGCCTGCTTTTTTATCATCAGGGAAGCTATGCCCAGGCGATTGACTACCTGCTTCAGGCGCAAAAAATCTTTCGTAGCGTAAGCGATGGCAATCGGCTGGCCCGTAACCGGAATGAACTTGGAACGGTCTACTATTATAATGAACAAAGTGACCTGGCGCTAAAGCAGTTCACCGAAGCGCTAACGTATTATAGCCAGAGTCAGAATGCGCAGGGATTGGCCCGCACCTATGCAAACATTGGTCATTTTTACGAAAAACGACTGGATCTAAATCAGGCATATCGATACCAAAAATTAGCTCTTTCTAACGCTGGACGAACAAACGATCGGGCTGGTCTCTCTACTATTTACGAAAATCTGGGGAGCATTTTCGAGGATAGAGAGCAGTATGACTCCGCCCAATATTATTACCAGAATGCGCTGTCGCTCAGTCAACAGACTCATGATGAGATTGGTCAGATCGAGATTATTAATAACCTCGGCGATATTTTCCGGAAGACCGGGCGCTTCCAGCGTGGCCTTGAACGATCGCGTGAGGCCATGCAGCTGGCTCAGCAAAAAAAGGAACGCTACCAATTGAGTAGTGCCTATCGGGACATTGCCAAAACCTTCCGGTTAATGAACCAGCCAGATAGCGCCTATACCTATCTGGAACGAAGCCGCGATCTGGTCGATGAGATTTATGCCGTTGAAAACAACCGCCAGATTGCCCTGCTCCAAACGCTCTACGATGTTGAACGGAAAGACAGTGAAATCAGCCAGTTAAACGCTCAGAAGCGGGTCGATTTTGTTGCGATTACCGCAACGGTCATTGTCCTGTTGCTTATTGGCGTTCTGGCTGCCGTAATAATCAGTCGGCAACGGCTGAAGATTCGCAATGAACAAGCCCTGAATCAGCAAAATCAGGAGATTTTCAGGACACAAAACGAGCTTATGCAGGTTGCCCTGAAGAATAAACAACTGGAAGAAGAAAACCTGAAAAGCCAGCTGGAGCTAAAAAGTAAAGAGTTAACGACCCATACTTTACAGATCATCCAGAAAAATCAGGTGCTGGAAGAATTAAAAGATGACCTCACTAAAGTGCTGAAAGATGATAAACGGGATCAGAAAAAACTGCTCAAGCAACTGGTTCAGAAAATAACGCTGAACTTCAGTCAGGATAAATACTGGGCTGATTTCAGGGCTATTTTCGAGCAGGTGCACCCTCATTTCTTCCGGGATCTAACGCAGCAATTCCCTGACTTGACATCAACGGACATGCGCCTGATTGCGCTGTTAAAAATGAATATCAGTTCAGCCGATGTAGCTACGTTACTTGGTATATCGACCGATAGTCTGCGTGTGGCCCGTTACCGACTACGCAAAAAGCTTGGTTTACTGGAAGGCGAATCGCTCTCTGCGTTCATTCAACGATTTTCCCGCGGCTCTTCAGGAACTCCTTTGAATCCCCAAATACCACTCGCGGCATCAGTTTCTGCGGTTACGTTTTCTCCTGTTACGCCTGTTTCAGCCGTTGAGTCAGTTTCTGCCGTGGGGTCAGTTTTGAGAAACTGA
- a CDS encoding carboxypeptidase-like regulatory domain-containing protein, with translation MRQSLKHILLGLSLLLMSGLFTTTFAQGQDRQVTFTGFLTGGKNNEPLPGAYIYIPKAGRGVLSAPNGYFALPVFPGDSIIFSYVGFKVQYHIIPTRLTDLTYSAVVALQEDVKTLAEVKVYPYATEELFKEAFVNLKLPDEKERENLAKNTSPEAIMRQAATMPMGALANHQNFVNQQFFGRESVIGRSQTPTFSFTNPFAWANFIRSVKRGDLKNKEWRSELNKAPRENVSRKDLLQQN, from the coding sequence ATGAGGCAATCGCTAAAACATATACTTCTAGGATTAAGCCTGCTCCTGATGTCGGGCCTATTCACAACAACATTCGCGCAGGGGCAGGATCGGCAGGTAACGTTTACCGGTTTCCTGACTGGCGGCAAAAACAATGAGCCGCTCCCCGGAGCTTATATCTACATTCCGAAAGCCGGTCGTGGCGTGTTGTCCGCTCCGAACGGTTATTTTGCCTTGCCCGTATTTCCTGGCGATAGTATTATTTTTAGCTATGTTGGCTTTAAAGTACAATATCATATCATTCCTACGCGACTTACCGATCTAACCTATTCGGCGGTTGTTGCCCTTCAGGAAGATGTTAAAACTCTGGCGGAGGTGAAAGTATACCCCTACGCTACCGAAGAATTGTTTAAAGAGGCATTCGTTAATCTGAAGCTACCCGACGAAAAAGAACGGGAAAATCTGGCAAAAAATACCAGTCCCGAAGCAATTATGCGGCAGGCGGCTACCATGCCAATGGGTGCATTGGCCAATCACCAGAACTTTGTCAATCAACAGTTCTTTGGGCGAGAATCGGTCATTGGCCGAAGTCAGACACCGACCTTCTCGTTCACGAACCCCTTTGCCTGGGCTAACTTCATTCGATCCGTTAAACGAGGAGACCTAAAGAATAAGGAATGGCGCAGTGAGTTGAATAAAGCTCCCCGCGAAAACGTGTCCCGAAAAGATCTTTTGCAACAGAATTAA
- a CDS encoding Lrp/AsnC family transcriptional regulator — protein sequence MDDSTEQHTTPPLPLDQKDIEILRLLQANAKLTVRDIATQIHLSPTPTHERIKRLEKHGVIKQYAALLDHRQVNKGIMVLCHITLKDHDRQTASAFIAAIQQFDQVIECYNISGEFDFMLKIVASSMERYHYFMVNHLNEIKGIGQTKSSFVMDIVKQTHELI from the coding sequence ATGGATGATTCAACAGAACAACACACAACTCCTCCTCTCCCACTCGATCAAAAGGATATCGAGATCTTACGGTTGCTTCAGGCAAATGCCAAGCTCACGGTTCGGGACATTGCGACTCAAATTCACCTGAGCCCTACGCCCACCCACGAACGGATCAAACGACTGGAGAAGCATGGCGTCATCAAACAATATGCAGCCCTGCTCGATCACCGGCAAGTCAATAAAGGCATTATGGTCCTCTGTCATATCACGCTAAAAGACCACGACCGGCAAACGGCAAGTGCCTTCATTGCGGCCATTCAACAATTCGATCAGGTCATTGAATGTTATAATATATCGGGCGAGTTTGATTTCATGCTCAAGATTGTTGCCAGCAGCATGGAGAGATATCATTATTTTATGGTCAATCACCTCAACGAGATTAAAGGCATCGGGCAAACGAAAAGTAGTTTTGTTATGGATATTGTCAAGCAAACCCACGAGCTGATCTAG